A genomic window from Acidobacteriota bacterium includes:
- a CDS encoding glycosyltransferase, translating to MTVPPVALFAANRGYALASSRRLLVEALVAQGWRVVLATADDDHARSLEASGAEVAAVAFARSGLHPTMDVGAYRRLRALHRRLRPRLTHCFHAKPIILGGLAAGAGATGTGVVVHTITGLGQAFERPGLRGSVVRRLAAAGYRRVLHRAGAVIFQNPDDQQLFLHQGWAPEERSHLLLGSGVDLQRFQPVEEESVEKAPRVVFAARLLWPKGVREFVEAARILRQTHPEARSQIAGEVDPRHPEAVPEEWLRGAEKEGIIELLGYRPDLEKVLAGAAVFALPSYYREGVPRVALEAAACAVPVVAADAPGSRETVVDGETGLLVPPREGEALARAVAALLEDADLRRRMGAAGHRRAVEEFGLRRRTVEQLEIYRRAGLPEIEPVLASTEDRG from the coding sequence ATGACCGTCCCCCCCGTCGCCCTCTTCGCCGCCAACCGCGGCTATGCTCTCGCCTCGTCCCGCCGGCTGCTCGTCGAGGCGCTGGTGGCCCAGGGGTGGCGGGTGGTGCTGGCCACCGCCGACGATGACCACGCCCGCTCTCTCGAAGCCAGCGGAGCAGAGGTGGCAGCGGTGGCCTTCGCCCGCTCCGGCCTGCACCCGACCATGGATGTGGGGGCCTACCGGCGGCTGCGCGCCCTCCATCGCCGGCTGCGCCCGCGGCTGACCCATTGTTTCCACGCCAAGCCGATCATCCTCGGTGGCCTCGCTGCCGGTGCAGGTGCCACCGGGACTGGAGTGGTAGTGCATACCATCACCGGTCTCGGCCAGGCCTTCGAGCGGCCCGGGCTGCGGGGATCGGTGGTGCGTCGCCTCGCCGCGGCGGGCTATCGCCGGGTGCTGCATCGGGCCGGGGCGGTGATCTTCCAGAACCCCGACGATCAGCAGCTCTTCCTGCACCAGGGGTGGGCTCCGGAGGAGAGAAGCCACCTGCTGCTGGGCTCCGGCGTCGATTTGCAGCGATTCCAGCCGGTAGAGGAGGAGAGCGTGGAGAAGGCACCGCGGGTGGTCTTCGCCGCCCGCCTGCTGTGGCCCAAGGGTGTGCGGGAGTTCGTGGAAGCGGCACGGATCCTGCGCCAGACTCATCCTGAGGCTCGTTCTCAGATCGCGGGAGAAGTCGACCCCCGGCATCCGGAGGCGGTGCCGGAGGAGTGGTTGCGGGGGGCGGAGAAGGAAGGAATTATCGAGCTGCTGGGATATCGTCCGGATCTGGAGAAGGTGCTCGCCGGCGCTGCGGTCTTCGCTCTGCCGTCCTACTATCGAGAGGGAGTGCCGCGAGTGGCCCTGGAAGCCGCCGCCTGCGCCGTGCCGGTGGTGGCCGCCGACGCTCCCGGCAGTCGGGAGACGGTGGTGGACGGCGAGACCGGCCTGCTGGTGCCGCCGCGGGAGGGCGAAGCCCTGGCCCGGGCCGTCGCTGCCCTGCTAGAAGACGCGGATCTGCGCCGCCGTATGGGAGCCGCCGGCCACCGCCGGGCGGTGGAAGAATTCGGCCTGCGGCGGCGAACGGTGGAGCAGTTGGAAATCTATCGCCGAGCCGGGCTACCGGAGATCGAGCCCGTACTGGCCTCCACCGAGGATCGAGGATGA
- a CDS encoding sulfotransferase, producing the protein MNEVTFSTESAPGDEPLGCQPLVIIGAARSGTNILRDVLTALPGFSTWPCDEINPVWRHGNLTHGDDELQPFLATESVRRSIRRAFARQARRAKPVGGGGPVLVEKTCANSLRVEFVHRVLPEARFVFLVRDGRDVAASAEKRWTAEVDLAYSLRKARFVPPLDLPYYAYRFLANRVHRLLSGERRLAVWGPRFAGMEEAAREHTLTELCALQWRHSVERAEEGFETIDPARVFFLRYEDFTADATGSVLALLDHLGFEAPSEEGWEELVGRAAAPVRPSSVGNWRRQLDAETQGRLAPILGPTLERLGYGDLAEDAAEGEPAGGG; encoded by the coding sequence ATGAACGAAGTGACCTTCAGCACCGAGTCGGCCCCCGGAGACGAGCCTTTGGGCTGTCAGCCCCTGGTGATCATCGGCGCCGCCCGTTCCGGCACCAACATCCTGCGGGACGTGCTCACCGCCCTGCCCGGCTTTTCCACCTGGCCCTGCGACGAGATCAATCCCGTCTGGCGCCACGGCAACCTCACCCACGGGGACGACGAGCTCCAGCCCTTCCTGGCCACGGAGAGCGTGCGCCGATCCATCCGCCGCGCCTTCGCTCGCCAGGCTCGCCGCGCGAAACCAGTGGGGGGCGGCGGGCCGGTGCTGGTGGAGAAGACCTGCGCCAACTCCCTGCGGGTGGAGTTCGTCCACCGGGTGCTGCCGGAGGCACGCTTCGTATTCCTGGTGCGGGACGGCCGCGACGTCGCTGCCTCCGCCGAGAAGCGCTGGACCGCCGAGGTGGACCTGGCCTATTCGCTGCGCAAGGCACGCTTCGTGCCGCCCCTGGACTTGCCGTACTACGCCTACCGCTTTCTCGCCAATCGGGTGCATCGGCTGCTTTCCGGCGAACGTCGCCTGGCGGTCTGGGGACCGCGCTTCGCCGGGATGGAAGAGGCGGCCCGGGAACACACCCTCACCGAGCTTTGCGCCCTCCAATGGCGGCATTCGGTGGAGCGGGCGGAGGAGGGCTTCGAGACCATCGATCCCGCTCGGGTCTTTTTTCTGCGCTACGAGGATTTCACCGCCGACGCGACGGGCTCGGTGCTGGCTCTCCTGGATCACCTGGGCTTCGAGGCACCGTCCGAGGAAGGTTGGGAGGAGCTGGTGGGCCGGGCGGCGGCGCCGGTGCGGCCGTCCAGCGTCGGCAACTGGCGGCGGCAGCTCGATGCAGAAACCCAGGGCCGTCTGGCGCCGATTCTCGGCCCGACGCTGGAACGGCTCGGCTATGGTGATCTTGCGGAGGATGCCGCTGAAGGGGAGCCCGCCGGTGGCGGATGA
- a CDS encoding sugar transferase yields MADDSSNQRAALETIPEGLTTGQRFVKRSFDLLGASLGLLLAGWLIAVGYLLAAFASRANGFFVQARVGRGGRLFPLLKLRTMRDVPGFTTSVTTARDPRITPMGRWLRRTKMDELPQLINVLLGQMSFVGPRPDVPGFADRLEGEDRVVLSLRPGITGPATLAFRREEELLAAQDDPERFNREVIWPEKVRLNRAYVEQWSLRGDVVYLWETLVGD; encoded by the coding sequence GTGGCGGATGATTCCTCCAACCAGCGGGCAGCCCTGGAAACGATTCCGGAAGGCCTCACCACGGGCCAGCGCTTCGTCAAGCGCAGTTTCGATCTCCTGGGGGCCAGCCTCGGTCTACTGCTGGCGGGCTGGCTCATCGCCGTGGGCTATCTGCTGGCGGCTTTCGCCAGCCGCGCCAACGGCTTCTTCGTCCAGGCCCGGGTTGGCCGCGGCGGGCGGCTCTTTCCCCTTCTCAAGCTGCGCACCATGCGCGACGTCCCCGGCTTCACCACTTCCGTCACCACCGCCCGGGATCCCCGCATCACTCCCATGGGGCGCTGGCTGCGGCGGACCAAGATGGACGAGCTGCCGCAGTTGATCAACGTGCTTCTGGGGCAAATGAGCTTCGTCGGTCCGCGTCCCGACGTTCCCGGCTTTGCGGACCGTCTGGAAGGGGAGGATCGGGTCGTGCTCAGCCTGCGCCCGGGCATCACCGGCCCCGCCACCCTCGCCTTCCGCCGGGAAGAAGAGCTGCTGGCCGCTCAGGACGATCCAGAACGCTTCAACCGCGAGGTGATCTGGCCGGAGAAAGTCCGCCTCAACCGCGCCTATGTGGAGCAGTGGAGTCTGCGGGGGGATGTGGTGTATCTGTGGGAAACGCTGGTGGGGGACTAA